The Nasonia vitripennis strain AsymCx chromosome 1 unlocalized genomic scaffold, Nvit_psr_1.1 chr1_random0002, whole genome shotgun sequence genome has a window encoding:
- the LOC107981263 gene encoding uncharacterized protein LOC107981263 codes for MWEREKESDDDFLTASIAEGLRVTLHSSLQLTIYLLEYCDFKYVLTNKMNQDCLEQFFGIIRQAGCQNDHPTFPTFMQLYHLLSVYKILRLPEYGNCTVRETEKAPTITLDDFQAIFNDSTKSYRQEYLQI; via the exons ATGTGGGAACGTGAAAAAGAAAGCGATGATGACTTTTTAACTGCATCAATTGCAGAAGGTCTCCGAGTGACGTTGCATTCTTCTTTGCAATTAacgatttatttattagaatattGTGATTTTAAATACGTCTTAACTAATAAAATGAACCAAGATTGCCTAGAA caatTCTTCGGTATTATACGTCAAGCCGGATGTCAAAATGATCACCCGACATTTCCAACATTCATGCAACTTTATCATCTGCTTTCGGTGTACAAAATATTAAGACTGCCTGAATATGGCAATTGCACCGTGAGGGAAACAGAAAAAGCACCAACAATAACATTGGATGattttcaagcaatttttaaCGACAGCACGAAAAGTTATAGGCAAGAATATTTACAGATATGA